Proteins encoded in a region of the Sphingopyxis sp. OAS728 genome:
- a CDS encoding DUF3237 domain-containing protein has protein sequence MNEENSRGGASALATRHLCTVEFEVGGGIIGIGASPFGDQRLGYISGGRFFGSRINGIVLPGGGNWSRSGRLGDDASVGTFDARAVWQTDDGELIYLSYTGRNIIPDDVRASFADPDVPDADPSRYYLRIAPVFETASAKYGWLNGVLAVGVGERTDFGVRHVIHEVL, from the coding sequence ATGAACGAAGAAAATTCGCGAGGCGGGGCATCGGCGCTGGCGACACGCCATCTGTGTACCGTCGAGTTCGAAGTGGGCGGCGGGATCATTGGAATCGGCGCATCGCCCTTTGGCGACCAGCGGCTCGGCTATATCAGTGGCGGCCGGTTTTTCGGGTCGCGTATCAATGGTATAGTTCTACCCGGTGGCGGGAACTGGTCGCGCAGCGGGCGGCTGGGCGACGATGCGTCGGTCGGCACCTTCGACGCCCGCGCGGTTTGGCAGACCGACGACGGCGAGCTCATCTATCTGAGCTACACCGGGCGCAACATCATCCCCGACGATGTGCGTGCGAGCTTTGCCGATCCGGATGTGCCCGATGCTGATCCGTCGCGCTACTATCTGCGAATCGCGCCGGTGTTCGAAACGGCGAGCGCGAAATATGGCTGGCTCAACGGCGTACTCGCGGTTGGCGTCGGCGAGCGCACCGATTTCGGCGTCCGCCATGTCATCCACGAGGTGCTGTAA
- a CDS encoding glutathione binding-like protein — translation MIDLHYSATPNGQKIAIMLEEIGEPYRVIPYDIFEGDQLTAEFGRINPNHKLPAIVDQDPSEGGAPVAVFESGAILQYLAEKSGRFLPASGAARAATLSWLTWQVAGLGPMGGQASHFLRYAPAGQDYAIERYTKELTRLLTVLEKRLEKSAYVAGDDYTIADMAIWPGRASAFVMGMGLDEWPAMHGWFERIRKRPAVARAMAREDLKAPAKYVGRHQKLDDKGWSNMFGAANHAAVAND, via the coding sequence ATGATCGATCTCCATTATTCGGCGACCCCGAACGGGCAGAAGATCGCGATCATGCTGGAGGAAATCGGCGAGCCCTATCGCGTCATCCCCTATGACATCTTCGAGGGCGACCAGCTGACCGCCGAATTCGGGCGCATCAATCCGAACCACAAGCTGCCCGCGATCGTCGATCAGGATCCGTCGGAAGGAGGCGCGCCGGTCGCTGTTTTCGAGTCGGGTGCAATCCTCCAATATCTGGCCGAAAAGAGCGGGCGTTTCCTGCCCGCATCGGGCGCCGCGCGCGCGGCGACCTTGTCATGGCTGACCTGGCAGGTCGCGGGTCTCGGGCCGATGGGCGGGCAGGCGAGCCATTTCCTGCGCTATGCCCCGGCGGGGCAGGATTATGCGATCGAACGCTACACGAAGGAACTTACACGCCTGCTCACCGTGCTTGAGAAGCGGCTGGAGAAGAGCGCCTATGTTGCAGGCGATGATTATACGATCGCCGATATGGCGATCTGGCCGGGCCGCGCGTCGGCGTTCGTGATGGGTATGGGACTCGACGAATGGCCCGCGATGCATGGGTGGTTCGAGCGCATCCGCAAACGCCCGGCGGTCGCCCGCGCGATGGCGCGCGAGGATCTGAAAGCCCCGGCGAAATATGTAGGGCGCCACCAAAAGCTGGACGACAAGGGATGGTCTAACATGTTCGGCGCCGCGAACCACGCGGCGGTCGCCAATGACTGA
- a CDS encoding glutathione S-transferase family protein: MITLYGGPTPNARKIAIALLEMGLEWQLEYIDILAGDQLTPEFLALNPNNKTPVIVDDEGPDGERFALWETGAILLYLAEKTGRFVPADPVGRAICWQWLMFQVSGVGPMFGQEAHFTHYAKDRHEYAIARYSREVDRLMMVIDKRLGESEWLAGEEYTIADMATLPYLRRQLIEKAGQFPNVDRWGAAMLERSAVAEGMKVGVARAETIEGGLTGFTDEHRAILWGDRQHAKR, from the coding sequence ATGATCACGCTCTACGGCGGCCCGACCCCCAATGCGCGCAAGATCGCGATCGCGCTGCTCGAAATGGGGCTCGAATGGCAGCTCGAATATATCGACATCCTCGCGGGCGATCAGCTGACGCCTGAATTCCTCGCGCTCAACCCGAACAACAAGACCCCGGTGATCGTCGACGACGAAGGGCCTGACGGCGAGCGGTTCGCGCTGTGGGAAACCGGCGCGATCCTGCTTTATCTCGCTGAAAAGACCGGGCGCTTCGTGCCGGCAGATCCGGTCGGGCGCGCAATCTGCTGGCAGTGGCTGATGTTCCAGGTGTCGGGCGTCGGCCCGATGTTCGGACAGGAGGCGCATTTCACCCATTATGCCAAGGACCGGCACGAATACGCCATCGCGCGCTACAGCCGCGAGGTCGACCGGCTGATGATGGTGATCGACAAGCGTTTGGGCGAATCCGAGTGGCTCGCCGGCGAGGAATATACAATCGCCGACATGGCGACCCTGCCCTATCTGCGCCGCCAATTGATCGAAAAGGCGGGGCAGTTTCCGAACGTTGACCGCTGGGGCGCCGCAATGCTCGAACGCTCCGCAGTCGCCGAGGGCATGAAGGTCGGCGTCGCGCGTGCTGAGACGATCGAGGGCGGCCTCACAGGCTTCACCGACGAACATCGCGCGATCCTGTGGGGCGACCGCCAACACGCGAAACGCTAG
- a CDS encoding CaiB/BaiF CoA transferase family protein, producing MSETSSGGALEGIRVVEMGQLIAGPFCGQLLGDMGAEIVKLEPPVTGDQMRNWGQGDKPSWWRVIARNKYSVAVDLRSEDGQALARELIAKADILIENFRPGTLEKWNLDPAELRKTNPGLIVVRVSGYGQTGPYSARAGFGGIGEAMGGWRGIVGYPDLPPARMGVSIGDTLAATYGCMGALAALHHRSNTGEGQIVDSALYEAVLQVMESTVSDYSASGTKRRRTGSTLPAIAPSNVYPCRDGEYLIGANQDGVFARLAAAMGQPELASDDRYATHRARGVRQEELDALIGEWTATLTIAELETRMVEAGVPAGRVFDAEDMLADPHFAAREALVSVPDEEFGEVTMQGVFPKLSATPGSVRRPAPLTVGQDSADVLKRWLGREV from the coding sequence ATGAGCGAGACGAGCAGCGGGGGCGCGCTGGAAGGCATCCGGGTGGTCGAGATGGGGCAGCTCATCGCCGGCCCGTTCTGCGGACAGCTCCTTGGCGACATGGGCGCCGAGATCGTCAAGCTCGAACCTCCGGTGACCGGCGACCAGATGCGCAACTGGGGCCAGGGCGACAAACCGAGCTGGTGGCGCGTGATCGCGCGCAACAAATATTCGGTCGCGGTCGACCTGCGCAGCGAAGACGGTCAGGCGCTTGCGCGCGAGCTGATCGCCAAGGCCGACATATTGATCGAGAATTTCCGTCCCGGAACGCTCGAAAAATGGAACCTCGACCCTGCCGAACTCCGCAAGACCAATCCCGGGCTGATCGTCGTGCGCGTGTCGGGTTATGGACAGACGGGCCCCTATTCGGCACGCGCCGGCTTCGGCGGCATCGGCGAGGCGATGGGCGGATGGCGCGGCATCGTTGGCTATCCCGACCTGCCGCCCGCGCGCATGGGCGTGTCGATCGGCGATACGCTCGCCGCTACCTATGGCTGCATGGGCGCACTCGCCGCGCTCCATCACCGCAGCAATACCGGCGAAGGCCAGATCGTCGATTCAGCGCTGTACGAGGCGGTGCTGCAAGTGATGGAATCGACCGTGTCGGACTATTCAGCGAGTGGCACCAAGCGCCGACGCACGGGATCGACGCTGCCCGCGATCGCACCGTCGAACGTCTATCCATGCCGCGACGGCGAATATCTGATCGGCGCCAATCAGGATGGCGTCTTCGCGCGGCTGGCGGCGGCGATGGGGCAGCCCGAACTCGCCAGCGACGACCGCTATGCCACCCACCGCGCGCGCGGGGTGCGGCAGGAGGAACTGGACGCGCTGATCGGCGAATGGACCGCAACGCTAACGATCGCCGAGCTCGAAACAAGGATGGTCGAGGCGGGCGTTCCCGCGGGCCGCGTTTTCGATGCCGAGGACATGCTGGCTGACCCGCATTTCGCGGCCCGAGAGGCGCTGGTGAGCGTTCCCGACGAGGAGTTCGGCGAGGTTACGATGCAGGGCGTCTTCCCGAAACTGTCGGCGACACCGGGCAGCGTACGCCGCCCTGCCCCGCTCACCGTCGGGCAGGATAGCGCCGACGTGCTGAAGCGTTGGCTCGGACGGGAGGTTTGA
- a CDS encoding hydroxymethylglutaryl-CoA lyase, with amino-acid sequence MLKNHAVELVEVGPRDGLQNEAAIVSTADKLALIRRAIDYGVRRIEVTSFVNPKKVPQLADAEELVAILPDRDDVTYIGLVLNRRGAERALATGRIDELGAVCVTSDTFGVRNQGQSSDESLAAAMEIVALAKAEGRGGQITIATAFGCPFEGEVAIDRVVEMAKRAADSAPREIALADTIGVGVPAQVSEMVGRVREAVGDLPVRVHFHNTRGTGIANVWAAVREGAAIVDASLGGLGGCPFAPGAAGNVATEDVIYMLENSGIQTGIRLPQVVEAAGWLAGVMDRPLPAMVSKAPAFP; translated from the coding sequence ATGTTGAAAAATCATGCCGTGGAACTGGTCGAGGTCGGCCCGCGCGACGGGTTGCAGAATGAGGCGGCGATCGTGTCGACCGCCGACAAACTCGCGCTGATCCGCCGCGCGATCGATTATGGTGTCCGCCGGATCGAGGTGACGAGCTTCGTCAACCCGAAGAAGGTGCCTCAGCTCGCCGATGCCGAGGAATTGGTAGCGATACTGCCCGATCGCGACGATGTTACGTATATCGGTCTCGTGCTCAACCGCCGCGGTGCGGAGCGCGCTCTCGCGACAGGACGGATCGATGAACTCGGTGCGGTGTGCGTGACGAGCGATACGTTCGGTGTCCGCAATCAGGGGCAAAGCTCGGATGAATCGCTTGCCGCAGCGATGGAGATCGTCGCGCTGGCGAAGGCGGAGGGGCGGGGCGGTCAGATCACCATCGCAACGGCGTTCGGTTGCCCGTTCGAGGGCGAGGTTGCGATCGACCGCGTCGTCGAAATGGCGAAGCGCGCCGCCGATTCAGCCCCGCGCGAGATCGCACTTGCCGACACAATCGGCGTCGGCGTGCCCGCGCAGGTGTCGGAGATGGTCGGCCGTGTGCGCGAGGCGGTCGGCGACCTTCCGGTGCGCGTTCATTTCCACAACACGCGCGGTACCGGGATCGCCAATGTCTGGGCGGCGGTGCGGGAAGGCGCGGCGATAGTCGACGCGTCGCTCGGCGGGCTCGGTGGCTGTCCCTTCGCGCCCGGTGCGGCGGGCAATGTTGCGACCGAGGATGTGATCTACATGCTCGAAAACAGCGGCATCCAGACCGGTATAAGGCTTCCGCAGGTCGTCGAGGCGGCCGGCTGGCTCGCCGGCGTGATGGATCGCCCGCTGCCCGCGATGGTCAGCAAGGCGCCCGCCTTTCCCTAA
- a CDS encoding acyl-CoA dehydrogenase family protein, translating into MDMLNDPALTAFREDVRAFLAAHLPDDIRHGAARATSVFVDPAISLPWQRILHTKGWAAPDWPAEFGGPGWSEVERYIFAAECAEAGAPNLAPMGLKMVAPVIMHYGSPEQRAHYLPRILSGEDYWCQGFSEPGAGSDLAALQLRATPNGDDYILNGSKIWTTHAHFANRMFALVRTSSEGKPQAGISFLLLDMGLPGIMVEPIRTLAGDHEFNQVFFDDVRVPQANRLGGENEGWSVAKHLLTFERGGKYAPGLIGRLERLRARDDIEPVLRAQLDREAVTLKALQALEMKAMRGVGGNAALYASALKVLGTETAQRIDTLACEAAGYAAWADADGQTPADLAVAVPRYLNDRAATIYAGSNEIQRDLIARTMLG; encoded by the coding sequence ATGGACATGCTGAACGACCCGGCCCTTACAGCCTTTCGCGAAGACGTTCGCGCCTTCCTTGCCGCGCATCTGCCCGACGATATCCGCCATGGCGCGGCGCGCGCGACAAGCGTCTTCGTCGACCCCGCCATTTCGCTGCCGTGGCAGCGCATCCTTCACACCAAAGGCTGGGCGGCTCCCGACTGGCCGGCCGAGTTCGGGGGCCCGGGCTGGAGCGAGGTCGAGCGCTATATTTTCGCCGCCGAATGTGCCGAGGCCGGAGCTCCCAATCTTGCACCGATGGGGCTGAAGATGGTCGCACCGGTCATCATGCATTATGGCAGCCCCGAACAGCGCGCCCACTACCTGCCGCGCATCCTGTCGGGTGAAGATTATTGGTGTCAGGGCTTTTCGGAGCCCGGCGCGGGATCGGACCTAGCCGCGTTGCAACTGCGCGCGACGCCCAATGGCGACGACTATATCCTGAACGGATCGAAGATATGGACGACGCACGCCCATTTTGCGAACCGCATGTTTGCGCTCGTGCGGACGTCGAGCGAGGGTAAACCGCAGGCGGGAATCAGCTTCCTGCTCCTCGACATGGGCTTGCCGGGGATCATGGTGGAGCCGATCCGCACGCTCGCGGGCGATCATGAGTTCAATCAGGTCTTCTTCGACGATGTCCGCGTCCCGCAGGCGAACCGGCTCGGCGGCGAGAATGAGGGCTGGTCGGTCGCAAAGCATCTGCTGACCTTCGAGCGCGGGGGTAAATATGCGCCGGGTCTGATCGGCCGGCTCGAACGGCTACGCGCCCGCGATGACATCGAACCGGTGTTGCGCGCGCAGCTCGACCGCGAAGCGGTGACGCTGAAGGCGTTGCAGGCGCTCGAGATGAAAGCGATGCGCGGCGTCGGCGGCAATGCCGCACTCTATGCGTCGGCGTTGAAGGTGCTGGGGACGGAGACGGCGCAGCGTATCGACACGCTCGCGTGCGAAGCCGCAGGCTATGCCGCGTGGGCCGACGCCGACGGACAGACACCCGCCGACCTCGCGGTCGCTGTGCCGCGCTACCTCAACGACCGCGCCGCGACCATCTATGCCGGGTCGAACGAGATCCAGCGCGACCTGATCGCGCGGACGATGCTCGGCTAG
- a CDS encoding acyl-CoA dehydrogenase family protein, translated as MAELDLPLGEAQQMLRDSVQRFLADNERPGWRELSETLGLAGIALPENVGGFGGGMIDIAVVMAELGPALAGADWLSHVAATSVLARVAPEYPALSDLATGSRRIAIICAASTAAMPAVEDGLVRGSAALVAGAAEADLLLVASDEALLLVGADGDKVEQRHRIMHDGSVSADLAFTLKPGDAALLASGEAARAWGDHANDLILAGRCAEAVGLMQRMIADCIDYLGQRTQFGSPIGRFQSLRHRAADMQLAAMKAAALTETAILAVDQDRADRAQTVSAACVEVGDAVRIVGESAVQIHGAMGLTEELSLGGHFKRALAITAAFGPCVDHLARFSGRAS; from the coding sequence GTGGCCGAACTCGACCTGCCGCTTGGCGAAGCCCAACAGATGCTGCGCGATAGCGTCCAGCGCTTCCTCGCCGACAATGAGCGCCCCGGCTGGCGCGAGCTGAGCGAAACGCTCGGACTGGCCGGTATTGCGTTGCCCGAAAATGTCGGCGGTTTCGGCGGCGGCATGATCGACATCGCGGTCGTGATGGCCGAACTGGGGCCGGCGCTTGCTGGCGCCGACTGGCTTTCGCACGTCGCGGCGACCTCGGTCCTCGCGCGCGTTGCGCCCGAGTATCCGGCGCTTTCCGACCTCGCAACGGGGAGCCGGCGCATCGCGATCATCTGTGCGGCGTCGACCGCGGCCATGCCGGCAGTCGAAGATGGGCTGGTTCGCGGCAGTGCGGCGCTGGTCGCGGGTGCGGCGGAGGCCGACCTGCTCCTCGTCGCGAGCGACGAAGCGCTGCTGCTTGTCGGCGCCGACGGCGACAAGGTCGAGCAGCGCCACCGCATCATGCACGACGGCAGCGTTTCGGCGGACCTTGCCTTCACGCTCAAACCCGGCGACGCCGCGCTGCTTGCGAGCGGCGAGGCGGCGCGCGCATGGGGTGACCATGCGAACGACCTGATCCTTGCGGGACGCTGCGCCGAAGCCGTCGGCCTGATGCAACGGATGATCGCGGACTGCATCGACTATCTCGGCCAACGCACGCAGTTCGGATCGCCGATCGGGCGCTTCCAGTCGCTCCGCCACCGCGCGGCCGACATGCAACTCGCTGCAATGAAGGCAGCTGCGCTCACCGAAACAGCAATTCTCGCGGTCGACCAGGATCGCGCCGACCGCGCGCAGACGGTGAGCGCGGCGTGTGTCGAGGTCGGCGATGCCGTGCGGATCGTCGGCGAAAGCGCGGTGCAGATTCATGGCGCCATGGGGCTCACCGAGGAACTGAGCCTTGGTGGCCATTTCAAGCGTGCGCTGGCGATCACCGCGGCGTTCGGGCCTTGCGTCGATCACCTTGCCCGTTTTTCGGGCAGGGCGTCCTAG
- a CDS encoding glutathione binding-like protein: MIDVYFTPTPNGHKVSIMLEEVGLEHQLLAMNMLEGDHLTPEYRRINPNGRLPAIVDHDPLGGGAPLPVFESGAILLYLAEKSGQLIPESPRRRSQAQQWLMWQMASFGPMQGQAHHFIRYAPEGQTYPVERYRNETLRLLHVLNGRLSEADYLAEEYSIADIAAWPWTRAIRAIGLTLDDYPAVADWFARIGERPAVIAGTDVKNAANLSSARPVLTEEQWSNLFGKNMLEAPTR, encoded by the coding sequence ATGATCGACGTCTATTTCACCCCGACGCCGAACGGCCACAAGGTGTCGATCATGCTCGAAGAGGTCGGGCTAGAGCACCAATTGCTCGCGATGAACATGCTCGAGGGCGACCATCTCACGCCCGAGTATCGGCGGATCAACCCGAACGGCCGCCTGCCCGCGATCGTCGACCATGACCCCTTAGGCGGCGGCGCGCCGCTGCCCGTTTTCGAGTCCGGTGCGATCCTGCTCTATCTGGCGGAGAAGAGCGGACAGCTTATTCCCGAAAGCCCGCGTCGCCGCAGCCAGGCGCAGCAATGGCTGATGTGGCAGATGGCAAGCTTCGGGCCGATGCAGGGTCAGGCGCATCATTTCATCCGCTATGCGCCCGAGGGACAGACCTATCCGGTCGAGCGTTATCGCAACGAGACGCTGCGCCTGCTCCATGTGCTCAACGGGCGCCTCAGCGAGGCCGACTATCTCGCCGAGGAATATTCGATTGCCGACATCGCGGCGTGGCCGTGGACACGGGCGATCCGCGCGATCGGGCTGACGCTCGACGATTATCCCGCGGTCGCCGACTGGTTCGCGCGGATCGGCGAGCGGCCCGCAGTGATCGCAGGGACCGACGTCAAGAACGCCGCCAACCTGTCGAGCGCGCGCCCGGTGCTGACCGAGGAGCAATGGTCGAACCTGTTCGGCAAAAATATGCTGGAAGCGCCGACGCGCTAG
- a CDS encoding nuclear transport factor 2 family protein, with protein sequence MSQGSAAAQAFLDREAAAAVVTCYASALDARDWSAYRALFTDEIAIDYGSIGSLVATIPADEWTNRCRALEGFDATAHQLHNVVATIDGDRATVTSIVDAVHVVGVEDRALLGDLIGRYTHRLVRQDGWKIAGVTLSVVAYPAGKEAFEAAFAAARTIFAEGNTA encoded by the coding sequence ATGTCCCAGGGATCGGCTGCAGCCCAAGCTTTCCTCGACCGGGAAGCGGCGGCTGCGGTCGTGACCTGTTACGCGAGCGCACTCGATGCGCGCGACTGGAGCGCCTACCGTGCGCTCTTCACCGACGAGATCGCGATCGACTATGGTTCGATCGGCTCGCTCGTCGCCACCATTCCCGCCGACGAGTGGACGAACCGTTGCCGCGCGCTCGAAGGGTTCGACGCGACGGCGCACCAATTGCACAATGTCGTCGCAACGATCGATGGCGACCGCGCGACGGTGACGAGTATCGTCGATGCGGTCCACGTCGTCGGCGTCGAGGACCGCGCGCTGCTCGGCGACCTGATCGGCCGCTACACCCACCGCTTGGTGCGGCAGGATGGGTGGAAGATTGCGGGCGTGACGCTGTCCGTTGTCGCCTACCCCGCGGGGAAAGAGGCTTTCGAAGCCGCTTTCGCTGCGGCGCGTACCATTTTCGCCGAAGGAAATACTGCATGA
- a CDS encoding TonB-dependent receptor encodes MKARNQFLLSGVAAIAMLANAAPAMAQAAPADTADIDDSNTNEIIVTAQKREQSLQDVPISMEVVSGAKLAEFNTSDIKAVMNYTPNVFVQSTAGNDVIYIRGFGSPPANFAFDQSVSLYVDGIYAGRNRQAQAPFFDLARVEVLRGPQGALFGKNTAAGAVSVVSAGPTKDFEGAITGLYNFDHKGTDFSGYLSGPITDTLGARFAYKIVNQDGYIYNRATDHDDPEIKSQLLRLTLKWEPSANFDYTAKVEYGNREVIGGITVSSPLTSGQDPQTTRYLERSALGDEGNDNKSVMISGVGNLALGDFTLTSVTGYSWFKSKIVNGFDQTIPNSGGAFTANSVYNAFPERFDQVSQEIRILSPTGKTFEFIVGAYYDKSNYTLEQYQGFNIPSLNIPGVIVGPYFGRIDSVFNQEAESWSVFGQGTFNITDAFRAIGSIRYSHTKKDGDFAARLVYGSNGVNGQPFALRPISSAVGKISEGNVDPSVTLQYDIAPRIMIYGTWGRGSKSGGFVSNTLGTTNATFTFEPERSENFEAGIKSTLADGKIVANVSLYHTKFKDLQVSVYQPATSSYLTGNAAAATSKGVEGSLSIYPIENFDISASAAYSDIKYDDYPGAACLASQVGCTPATNNLAGYPVAYASKWTGSVTAHARFDMSDDLKFDITGVAAGRSKYFNSDNQSPIFGVQGGYVKLDLRVQLADRDDRWHVALVGKNLTNEKTIGSAFNLPAPITPVPRAILYLEPTRNISVEAGIKF; translated from the coding sequence ATGAAGGCTCGCAACCAGTTTCTGCTGTCCGGCGTCGCGGCGATCGCGATGCTCGCCAATGCCGCACCGGCGATGGCGCAGGCGGCGCCCGCCGACACGGCGGATATCGACGACAGCAACACCAACGAAATCATCGTGACCGCGCAGAAGCGTGAGCAGAGCCTTCAAGACGTGCCGATCTCGATGGAGGTCGTCAGCGGCGCCAAGCTTGCCGAGTTCAACACGAGCGACATCAAGGCGGTGATGAACTACACGCCGAACGTCTTCGTCCAGTCGACCGCCGGCAACGACGTCATCTATATCCGCGGCTTCGGTTCGCCGCCGGCAAACTTCGCCTTCGACCAGTCGGTCTCGCTCTATGTCGACGGCATCTACGCCGGCCGCAACCGTCAGGCGCAGGCGCCCTTCTTCGACCTCGCGCGAGTCGAGGTGTTGCGCGGGCCGCAGGGCGCGCTCTTCGGCAAGAACACTGCCGCAGGTGCCGTCAGCGTCGTGTCGGCGGGTCCGACGAAGGACTTTGAAGGCGCGATCACCGGTCTTTACAACTTCGACCACAAGGGCACTGATTTCTCGGGCTATTTGTCTGGGCCAATCACCGACACATTGGGCGCGCGCTTTGCGTACAAGATCGTCAACCAGGACGGCTATATCTATAACCGCGCGACCGATCACGACGATCCCGAAATCAAGTCTCAGCTCCTGCGCCTGACGCTGAAATGGGAGCCGTCGGCCAATTTCGACTACACGGCGAAGGTCGAGTACGGAAACCGCGAAGTCATCGGCGGCATCACCGTGTCGAGCCCGCTGACCAGCGGACAGGATCCGCAGACCACGCGCTATCTCGAACGCTCGGCGCTCGGCGACGAGGGCAATGACAACAAGTCGGTGATGATCTCGGGCGTCGGCAACCTCGCGCTCGGCGATTTCACGCTGACCTCGGTCACGGGCTACAGCTGGTTCAAATCGAAGATCGTCAACGGCTTCGACCAGACGATCCCGAATAGCGGCGGCGCGTTCACGGCCAATTCGGTCTACAACGCCTTCCCCGAACGCTTCGACCAGGTTTCGCAGGAAATCCGGATCCTGTCGCCGACGGGCAAGACCTTCGAATTCATTGTCGGCGCCTATTATGACAAGTCGAACTACACGCTGGAGCAATATCAGGGCTTCAATATCCCGAGCCTCAATATCCCCGGTGTGATCGTCGGCCCCTATTTCGGCCGCATCGACAGCGTCTTCAACCAGGAAGCCGAAAGCTGGTCGGTGTTCGGACAGGGCACGTTCAACATCACGGATGCCTTCCGCGCGATCGGCAGCATTCGTTATTCGCACACCAAAAAGGACGGCGATTTCGCCGCACGCCTTGTCTACGGTTCGAACGGTGTCAACGGCCAGCCCTTTGCCCTGCGCCCGATTTCGAGCGCGGTAGGCAAAATCAGCGAAGGCAATGTCGATCCGTCGGTAACGCTGCAATATGATATCGCGCCGCGCATCATGATCTATGGGACGTGGGGCCGCGGTTCGAAATCCGGCGGTTTCGTGTCGAACACGCTCGGCACGACCAATGCGACCTTCACCTTCGAACCCGAACGGTCGGAGAATTTCGAGGCGGGCATCAAATCGACGTTAGCCGACGGCAAAATCGTCGCGAACGTCTCGCTCTATCACACCAAGTTCAAGGATTTGCAGGTTTCGGTCTACCAGCCCGCGACGTCGAGCTATCTGACCGGCAACGCCGCGGCTGCAACATCCAAGGGTGTCGAAGGATCGCTCAGCATCTATCCGATCGAGAATTTCGACATCAGCGCGTCGGCAGCTTATTCGGATATCAAATATGACGACTATCCGGGCGCGGCCTGCCTGGCATCGCAGGTCGGCTGTACGCCGGCAACGAACAACCTCGCCGGCTATCCCGTTGCTTATGCATCGAAATGGACCGGCAGCGTCACCGCGCACGCACGCTTCGACATGTCCGACGACCTGAAGTTCGACATCACCGGCGTCGCCGCGGGCCGCTCGAAATATTTCAACTCGGACAACCAGAGCCCGATCTTCGGCGTGCAGGGCGGCTATGTAAAGCTCGACCTGCGCGTCCAGCTTGCCGACCGCGACGACCGCTGGCACGTCGCACTCGTCGGCAAGAATCTGACGAACGAGAAGACGATCGGCAGCGCGTTCAACCTGCCCGCGCCGATCACGCCGGTTCCGCGCGCGATCCTGTACCTCGAACCCACGCGCAATATTTCGGTCGAGGCCGGGATCAAGTTCTAG
- a CDS encoding DMT family transporter, whose translation MNPIWLPASLFGGLFQAWRTALQQRLRAELSVSGAGLVRYLYGLPFALAFAAVWLTLRHEAVPAFGTAFVGFAIAGAITQMAGTILLIMAFGHRGFVVGTAFSKTEAVQAALVTAIFLGERLPLLAWIGIVAGVAGVLVLALAGRGVSAREIWRALGQPAALCGLGAGSMFALAAIAVKLATAELEGVDLIGSALVTLVVVMGIQTGLHMLWVALRDRDTLRAVFRTWRNSSQVGLLSALGSACWYIGFAAAPAALVRIVGQVEVIFTIGFAHFYLREPVRWHEILGLLLVVGGVVMALLATF comes from the coding sequence ATGAACCCGATCTGGCTCCCCGCATCGCTGTTCGGCGGCCTGTTCCAGGCGTGGCGTACCGCCCTGCAACAGCGCCTCCGCGCCGAACTCAGCGTCAGCGGCGCGGGGCTGGTCCGCTATCTTTACGGGCTTCCCTTCGCCCTCGCCTTTGCCGCGGTCTGGCTGACGCTGCGGCATGAAGCGGTCCCCGCGTTCGGAACGGCCTTCGTGGGCTTCGCGATCGCCGGCGCAATCACCCAGATGGCGGGCACGATCCTGCTGATCATGGCGTTCGGCCATCGCGGTTTCGTCGTCGGCACCGCTTTTTCCAAGACCGAGGCAGTGCAGGCGGCGCTCGTCACCGCGATCTTCCTCGGCGAAAGATTGCCGCTTCTTGCGTGGATCGGGATCGTTGCCGGGGTCGCGGGCGTGCTGGTGCTCGCGCTCGCCGGGCGTGGGGTGTCGGCGCGCGAGATATGGCGCGCGCTTGGCCAGCCCGCGGCGCTCTGCGGGCTCGGCGCCGGATCGATGTTTGCACTGGCCGCCATCGCGGTGAAGCTCGCGACCGCCGAACTCGAAGGCGTCGACCTGATCGGATCGGCGCTCGTCACGCTCGTCGTCGTGATGGGAATCCAGACCGGGCTGCACATGCTCTGGGTTGCGCTCCGCGACCGCGATACGCTGCGCGCGGTCTTCCGGACCTGGCGCAATTCGAGCCAGGTCGGATTGCTGTCGGCGCTGGGTTCGGCCTGCTGGTATATCGGCTTTGCCGCTGCGCCCGCCGCGCTGGTGCGCATCGTCGGGCAGGTCGAGGTGATCTTCACGATCGGCTTTGCGCATTTCTATCTGCGCGAGCCGGTGCGCTGGCACGAGATCCTCGGCCTGCTGCTCGTCGTCGGCGGCGTCGTAATGGCGCTGCTCGCAACCTTTTAG